The DNA sequence GCTGAGGCCTGGGAAAATGCCATGATCGGGCTTTTCGTTTACGGCTGTGAAATCCGCACCCAGTACGATGCCAAAGACAAAAACGGCAATTACATCGATCCGCCGAGTAAAGATTGCACCATGCTCATTTCCATCGAGCAACCCACGTCCGAGCCGGTGATTCACATGGGAGGTCTTCCCGGCGGATTTGAAGATCTGGAAGAATACGTGCAGGAAGTCCGCGATGGCATAAAAGATCACTGGGTGCGCGANNNNNNNNNNNNNGATACGCGCTGGCAGTACACCTACCACGGCCGACTTTTCCGCTACGAAGTTCCGCTTAGTTTGTACGACGAATATTTGCACCATCTTTCCGATGAAGAAAAAAAGGAATTTTACAAGCATGAAACTTCACATTTTCTGTTGGATCACGATTACGTGACTGTCGTGGAAAAAGAAGTCAAGGGGAAAAAACAACAATTCGTACAAATTGACCAAATCAAATATGCGATCGAAAAACTGGCGCAACAACCCTTTACGCGTCAGGCGCAGGCCATCACGTGGCAGCCGTTCATGGACACGGACATTTACGATCCGGCGTGTCTGCAAAGTATGTGGTTCCGCATTTTAGACGATGAAAATGGGATGCCTACTTTGAATATGAACATCCGTTTCCGCAGCCGCGACGCCTACGACGCTTCTTTCATGAATTGCTTCGCTTTCATTCATGTCATGGAATACGTCGCCGACGAAATCAGTAAACGCAGCGGTAAAAAAGTAAAAGTAGGCCGCTACATGGACCAATCGGACTCTTTTCATATTTACGGCAAACGTATCGCAGATTTTGAACAGCGGTTTTTGAAAAATCTTTTTGAAAGAGACTTCGAGCACCGAACTTTTTCACGAGCCGATGCGGAGCCGTTCTTTGTCGAGAGAAGAAATAAATTGAAGGAAATGTTTCAGAATCAGTGATTTTTCAACCGGAGCCTAACCGATGAAAATAAAAACCTTGTTGCTTTTAATTCTCGTATTGCCGCTATTTTTTACTCAATGCAAACGCCCCCGTGTCAAATACGATCAGACCAAAGAAGCCCGCGGCATCTGGGTCACCCGCTGGGAATGGGCAAAACCGGAACTCGTGAATGATCCCGATGCGCAACAAGCGCGTATCACTGAAATTCTTGATCTTGCCAAACAGGCAAAACTCAATTTCGTTCTCTTTCAAGTCAGAGGAAATGGCGACGCTTTTTACCGGTCAAACTATGAACCCTGGTCGAATTTGCTCACCGGAGAACTGGGAAAAAATCCCGGCTGGGACCCGCTGCAATTTGCCGTGGACCAAGCCCACGAGCGAGGTTTGGAATTACACACCTGGGTGAATACTTTTCCTGCCTGGCACGGTACAGAGCCTCCGCCGCACACGATTCCCGAACACGTCTATTACGCTCATCCGGAATGGATCATCTGCGACAAAAACGGCGATCCCATGCCGCTTTCCGGCCATTATGTCAATTTGAGCCCGGGAATTCCCGCCGTCCGCCAGTACGTGCACGATGTGTGTCTGGACATCATCAAAAATTACGACATCGACGGTATGCATTTCGATTACATTCGCTATCCTGAAGGTTCTCCGGGACTCGGCTACAGTCAGGATTCGATCAGTTTGCGCCTTTTCAATTCCGAGGAGGGAAACCCGCAGCATTTGAGTTGGGACGACTGGCAGCGAGAAAATATCAACAAATTCGTGCGGAAATTTTACGATGATGCCACAAAATTAAAGCCGTGGGTGAAAATTTCCGCGGCTGTCATCGGCAAATACGATTACAGCAAATGGAATGGCTATCACGTTGTTTACCAGGATGCACTGCAGTGGATCAAAGAAGGAAAAATTGATTTCATTTGCCCCATGATTTACTGGCAAATTTCGCACCCCACGGCTCCGTTCGACACGATCACGCGGCAGTGGCTGAAAAAATATCTGCACTCGCGCTACATTTTTCCCGGAATGATGATCAATAAACTGGGCAGCGAAAACTGGCCGCTGGAAGAAGTCGCCAAACAGGTTGCTGTGGTGAGAAAAGCAGAGGGAAACGGCATGGTTTTCTTCAGTTTTTCCGGTCTGGAAAAGGCAAATGAATTACTGAAAGACAAAGGATTTCAATATCNNNNNNNNNNNNNNNNNNNNNNNNNNNNNNNNNNNNNNNNNNNNNNNNNNNNNNNNNNNNNNNNNNNNNNCGGGCAGAAATTTCCGGCAGCCGAACCGTTGCTTTGACGTGGGACGCACCGGATGCGGCTCTGCAAACGGCGCCGGTTTATCGCTACAATATCTTTCGCTCGGAAAAATCGCCAGTGGATATTTTTGCGGCAAAAAATTTAATTCACATTGCCCGTGCCGCAGAAACGGCTTTCATCGACGCGGTTCCGGATGCGAACAAACCGTACTACTATGTCATCACAGCGCTTGATCGATTAAACAATGAAAGTCCGCCTTCAAATGAAATTCGCGTTTGGTTTCCGAGAGTGGCGTTATTGAGCGATTCGACAAGCGAGGCGCAATGAGATTCTTTCAAATTACAACAATTCTGTTGTTTTTAATTTTATCATCATGTAGCCCGGAAGCAAGCAGGAAATCCTTTAGC is a window from the Calditrichota bacterium genome containing:
- a CDS encoding family 10 glycosylhydrolase, whose protein sequence is MKIKTLLLLILVLPLFFTQCKRPRVKYDQTKEARGIWVTRWEWAKPELVNDPDAQQARITEILDLAKQAKLNFVLFQVRGNGDAFYRSNYEPWSNLLTGELGKNPGWDPLQFAVDQAHERGLELHTWVNTFPAWHGTEPPPHTIPEHVYYAHPEWIICDKNGDPMPLSGHYVNLSPGIPAVRQYVHDVCLDIIKNYDIDGMHFDYIRYPEGSPGLGYSQDSISLRLFNSEEGNPQHLSWDDWQRENINKFVRKFYDDATKLKPWVKISAAVIGKYDYSKWNGYHVVYQDALQWIKEGKIDFICPMIYWQISHPTAPFDTITRQWLKKYLHSRYIFPGMMINKLGSENWPLEEVAKQVAVVRKAEGNGMVFFSFSGLEKANELLKDKGFQY